The following coding sequences lie in one Myxococcales bacterium genomic window:
- a CDS encoding HAMP domain-containing protein — protein MKRLSRFEWKVVWVMVGVTIAPLLAALGLAQLALRENYQLGLNRRVLGRLEADLSLYKAHLETLRADAEQTADQVAKDQQLWGGAARKNPQHLEAVLKNILDKTDSLQLIEVRDSRRELVAKAASDRGKIPNGRSSGSAARGLAAAKIFVRPLPAGWTVSMGVTAPEQLLDEYAEAGQFVRDFRVLVQGTSYISNRYLAVYSALVLIVIVVALAFGVWGARQVTQRVALLAQATQDVGAGNLRVEVPLKGNDEITALTQAFNAMVRDMRESHGRITYLQRISAWQDVARRMAHEIKNPLTPILLAIQELDRSFQQEDAKYGQKLAQARSIVEEEVATLRRLVNEFSAFAKLPAVHPELVDLGEFVEQATRALALRRTEDPEHGGVEITVDIAKEPMWVCLDAMLMKGCLDNLLINAIEALHAEGSHRTVGQIKISTRFAGGRALIEVEDSGPGVSSEYQEAVFDPYHTTKLSGTGLGLAIVRKVVLEHGGDISYRHSSLGGASFVIHLPLVSALSGSSVARREASTG, from the coding sequence ATGAAACGGCTCAGCCGCTTCGAATGGAAAGTCGTGTGGGTAATGGTGGGGGTGACTATTGCTCCTCTGTTGGCGGCACTCGGTTTGGCGCAACTCGCTTTACGGGAAAACTACCAACTCGGGCTCAATCGCCGAGTGCTAGGACGTCTTGAGGCGGACCTTTCGCTCTATAAAGCTCATCTAGAGACCTTGAGAGCGGACGCCGAGCAAACCGCAGATCAGGTGGCTAAGGACCAGCAACTCTGGGGTGGAGCTGCGCGAAAAAATCCGCAGCACTTAGAGGCAGTGCTGAAAAACATCTTAGACAAGACGGATTCACTGCAACTGATTGAGGTGCGCGATTCCCGACGTGAGCTGGTGGCCAAGGCGGCAAGTGACCGGGGCAAAATCCCGAACGGTCGTTCTTCCGGCTCGGCGGCCCGTGGCCTGGCTGCGGCCAAGATCTTCGTTCGCCCATTGCCCGCTGGCTGGACAGTATCGATGGGTGTCACGGCACCCGAGCAGTTGTTGGATGAATACGCGGAAGCAGGACAATTTGTACGGGACTTCAGGGTGCTGGTGCAGGGCACATCGTATATCTCGAATCGGTACTTGGCGGTTTACTCTGCGCTGGTGCTGATAGTGATTGTGGTGGCGCTGGCGTTTGGCGTCTGGGGGGCGCGGCAAGTGACGCAGCGGGTAGCACTTCTGGCACAGGCGACGCAAGACGTGGGTGCCGGCAACCTGCGGGTAGAGGTGCCGCTCAAAGGCAACGATGAAATCACTGCCCTCACCCAGGCATTTAACGCCATGGTGCGCGACATGCGTGAGTCACATGGACGGATCACCTATTTGCAACGCATCAGTGCATGGCAGGATGTGGCGCGACGGATGGCGCATGAGATCAAAAACCCCCTCACTCCTATTTTGCTGGCCATTCAAGAGTTGGACCGAAGCTTTCAGCAAGAGGACGCCAAGTACGGGCAGAAGTTGGCGCAGGCGCGGAGTATCGTCGAGGAGGAAGTGGCTACCCTAAGGCGCCTGGTCAACGAGTTTAGTGCATTTGCAAAATTGCCTGCCGTCCATCCCGAGCTTGTGGATTTGGGCGAGTTCGTCGAGCAGGCCACCCGTGCGCTTGCGTTACGGCGAACGGAGGACCCTGAACATGGCGGCGTGGAGATCACTGTGGACATTGCCAAAGAACCCATGTGGGTTTGCTTGGACGCGATGTTGATGAAGGGTTGTCTCGACAACTTACTCATCAACGCCATCGAGGCGCTTCATGCTGAGGGCAGTCACCGCACAGTCGGGCAGATCAAGATCAGCACCCGGTTTGCGGGCGGGCGCGCCCTGATCGAGGTAGAGGATAGTGGTCCAGGCGTATCATCAGAGTATCAAGAAGCAGTGTTTGACCCGTATCACACCACAAAACTGTCGGGCACCGGCCTAGGGCTAGCGATCGTCAGAAAGGTCGTTTTGGAGCATGGCGGGGACATAAGCTACCGTCACTCGTCGCTCGGTGGTGCATCATTTGTGATACATTTACCGCTCGTGAGCGCATTAAGTGGGTCGTCGGTGGCCCGGAGAGAGGCCTCGACCGGTTGA
- a CDS encoding Fic family protein, whose protein sequence is MADADDVALFRQRLTMSWIYHDSALEGSVYTPSELQAAIDNQIVSDTSLIPVYDDIRHHQEAIELIRQLAEKKRLPLNLELLHKIYTTLEPGDVQPKGPPKYRKDIPLHRLYFHEIAPPDKIASRVRSVMLWLNSSETRRSTHMVRLVAKLQFQLLQVYPYPKHSGKVARLFSNLLLIRHGYPPCIIHSTDRQRYYDALKTSDAALAQLVAESLSAGIESAIKYFEEHTQRGVQSA, encoded by the coding sequence GTGGCTGATGCAGACGATGTGGCCCTATTTCGTCAGCGCCTGACGATGTCTTGGATCTATCATGACAGCGCCCTTGAGGGCAGCGTTTACACACCGAGTGAACTTCAGGCAGCGATTGATAACCAGATCGTGAGTGATACGTCCCTGATCCCCGTCTACGACGACATTCGGCACCACCAAGAAGCGATCGAGCTCATCCGTCAGCTGGCAGAGAAAAAGCGCTTGCCGCTGAATCTTGAATTGCTGCACAAGATCTATACCACCCTCGAGCCCGGTGACGTTCAGCCTAAGGGGCCTCCGAAGTATCGCAAAGATATTCCCCTTCATCGGTTGTACTTTCACGAAATTGCACCCCCCGATAAAATCGCCTCGCGCGTCCGGAGTGTCATGCTGTGGCTCAACTCCTCAGAGACCCGGCGAAGTACCCATATGGTGCGCTTGGTGGCCAAGCTGCAGTTTCAGCTTTTGCAGGTTTATCCCTATCCGAAGCACAGCGGCAAAGTCGCAAGGCTGTTTTCCAATCTTTTATTGATTCGCCACGGATATCCACCGTGCATTATCCATTCCACCGACCGGCAGCGATACTATGATGCGCTAAAGACCTCGGATGCGGCACTGGCTCAGCTTGTCGCAGAGTCGTTATCCGCCGGCATTGAGAGCGCGATCAAGTATTTCGAAGAGCATACCCAGCGTGGCGTACAAAGTGCTTAG
- a CDS encoding DUF2079 domain-containing protein, translating to MWLRSRSASALVTVLIALGTLGLSLQAFRRWLSFHNHTFDLAMYARMSWGYAHFNWWDPFVSAWFFGVHLSPILLPLGILGALFDVVPVLLTAQAAVVSLSAWPIAMFAAKRFGPWSAPLAALIWVLYPNLGHVVTDEFHPGTLAVLPMAWSVYALDARNPRLLKWSVIAILTCREDLALMCALIGMLAVHTKAPELERLGRQITGYALLYFAVFSLLLLPLFGPKNGSLFLHFGKWGASSLPQVAWHLLTHPGDLWMHLTAPARVLYLPLVLLTVGFIFPLVQSKWLLLAAPTLAINLLSDFPGVTTLGSHYLTPALPFIVMASIDGAHTFGSWCKMRLADSLCQPILLGVVLVCTALAHLLYGGLPWSRDYLPGEFRMDARSVHAEKAISLIPPHVSVQAPDALLSHLAERDRVHRGPPPDMNTEFAILDIAYRQNYPPDGSVLRTIEEPIVRSWLSKPNYVLRLANPDFLILERGADPRDGAYAAAYLRQQGAREQGTPICACLSAVSGSLRDRVLTLRLFARDVCPSDLALRIGHERKPAFVALPFDGLLSPAQLRKGDLMQSRHTLSPAQAAAIRRDGLRVGAIRSSGARPEPRDPDAVLVPLS from the coding sequence ATGTGGTTGCGATCTCGTTCTGCGAGCGCGCTCGTGACGGTTTTGATTGCCCTTGGCACGCTGGGTCTAAGCCTTCAGGCTTTTCGACGCTGGCTGTCATTTCACAACCATACCTTTGATCTCGCTATGTACGCCCGGATGAGTTGGGGCTACGCCCATTTCAACTGGTGGGATCCCTTTGTCAGCGCCTGGTTTTTTGGGGTGCACCTATCGCCCATCCTACTGCCACTTGGCATATTGGGAGCGCTCTTCGATGTGGTGCCGGTCCTACTCACCGCACAGGCCGCGGTCGTGTCGTTGAGCGCTTGGCCCATCGCAATGTTCGCCGCCAAGCGTTTCGGCCCCTGGTCAGCTCCGCTTGCCGCACTCATCTGGGTGCTCTACCCAAACCTCGGCCATGTGGTCACCGACGAGTTTCACCCCGGCACGCTGGCGGTGCTCCCCATGGCGTGGAGCGTGTACGCGCTCGATGCGCGAAACCCGCGCCTGCTAAAGTGGAGCGTCATCGCCATACTCACTTGCCGCGAAGACCTAGCACTAATGTGCGCATTAATCGGGATGCTCGCCGTGCACACGAAGGCGCCCGAGCTCGAACGCTTAGGACGTCAGATAACAGGGTACGCTCTTTTATACTTCGCGGTGTTTTCTCTGCTCCTGCTTCCACTCTTTGGACCAAAGAACGGTTCCCTTTTTCTTCACTTCGGCAAATGGGGTGCAAGTAGCCTCCCGCAAGTCGCATGGCACCTTCTCACCCATCCTGGCGACTTATGGATGCATCTAACCGCCCCGGCCCGCGTGCTGTACCTCCCTTTGGTGTTGCTCACTGTGGGTTTTATCTTTCCCCTGGTTCAGTCCAAGTGGTTGCTCTTGGCCGCACCCACCCTTGCCATCAATCTCCTCTCCGATTTCCCCGGAGTTACTACCCTTGGTTCCCACTATCTGACGCCTGCTCTGCCGTTTATCGTGATGGCGAGCATTGATGGGGCCCACACATTTGGCAGTTGGTGCAAAATGCGGTTGGCCGATTCTCTATGTCAGCCGATATTGCTGGGGGTGGTGCTTGTGTGCACCGCCCTGGCTCACCTGCTTTATGGCGGATTACCGTGGTCAAGGGATTATCTGCCCGGCGAGTTTCGTATGGATGCGCGCTCGGTCCACGCCGAGAAGGCAATCTCACTCATCCCGCCTCACGTGTCCGTACAAGCCCCAGATGCGTTGCTTTCTCACCTTGCCGAGCGCGACCGGGTGCATCGCGGGCCACCGCCAGACATGAATACCGAATTTGCGATTCTCGATATCGCCTACCGTCAAAACTATCCCCCAGACGGTTCCGTGCTTCGTACCATAGAAGAACCCATCGTTCGTAGCTGGCTATCAAAACCCAACTACGTGCTTCGCCTCGCAAATCCGGACTTTTTGATCCTTGAGCGTGGTGCCGATCCCAGGGACGGCGCCTACGCAGCAGCCTACCTCAGGCAGCAGGGCGCCCGAGAACAGGGGACGCCAATTTGCGCGTGTCTCTCCGCTGTCAGCGGCTCACTGAGAGATCGCGTGCTCACTCTGCGCCTTTTTGCGCGCGATGTATGCCCGTCCGATCTTGCCCTGCGCATCGGACACGAGCGCAAGCCCGCCTTTGTGGCGCTGCCCTTTGACGGGCTACTTTCTCCTGCGCAACTCCGCAAGGGCGATCTGATGCAGTCGCGCCATACGCTTTCTCCCGCTCAGGCCGCTGCCATCCGGCGAGACGGTTTGCGGGTGGGTGCGATTCGCTCAAGTGGCGCGCGTCCGGAGCCCCGTGATCCGGATGCCGTGTTGGTGCCGCTCAGCTAA
- a CDS encoding MaoC family dehydratase N-terminal domain-containing protein — translation MALNPQALGKTTPELSYTYRWQDVVLYALGIGAKREELDYLFETRGGPSVMPTFAVVPAFAAAEALFQGIGGNLEGVVHGSQGLTLHRPFAPSGTVKTVGKVTGLYDLKRMAQAIITTWTHTESGELLAETEWSIIYRLDGGFGGEPPVKRPLRRPPDRDPDWCFSQETSPEQALLYRLNGDYNPLHADPALGEKVGFGGPILHGLCTYGYVGRAVLHQCCHGDPARFKSLSGQFRNPVWPGDTLIIEGWNEPDRVLLRAHTAERPGDYVFANAAAQYTK, via the coding sequence TTGGCCCTCAATCCCCAAGCCCTAGGTAAAACCACCCCCGAGCTATCCTACACCTACCGATGGCAGGATGTGGTGCTGTATGCCCTGGGGATCGGCGCTAAGCGCGAGGAGCTGGATTATCTTTTCGAGACTCGGGGGGGGCCCAGCGTCATGCCGACTTTCGCGGTCGTGCCGGCATTCGCCGCGGCCGAGGCGTTATTCCAAGGCATCGGCGGCAATCTTGAAGGCGTGGTCCATGGCAGCCAAGGCCTCACTTTGCATCGGCCGTTTGCCCCTTCAGGAACCGTGAAAACCGTCGGCAAAGTGACAGGTCTCTACGATCTGAAGCGCATGGCTCAAGCCATCATCACCACCTGGACGCATACGGAGTCAGGTGAGCTCTTGGCTGAAACCGAGTGGTCCATCATCTATCGGCTCGACGGCGGCTTCGGGGGCGAGCCCCCTGTCAAGCGTCCCCTGCGCCGGCCCCCTGACCGCGACCCAGACTGGTGCTTTTCGCAAGAAACCAGCCCCGAGCAAGCACTCTTGTACCGCCTCAATGGTGACTACAATCCCCTACACGCCGACCCGGCGCTCGGCGAAAAAGTGGGCTTTGGCGGGCCCATCTTGCATGGCCTGTGCACCTACGGCTACGTCGGGCGCGCCGTCCTCCATCAATGCTGTCATGGAGATCCAGCGCGCTTCAAGTCTCTAAGCGGCCAGTTTCGCAATCCCGTCTGGCCGGGAGATACGCTGATCATCGAGGGTTGGAACGAGCCAGATCGCGTGCTATTGCGCGCGCACACGGCGGAGCGCCCCGGGGACTACGTCTTCGCCAACGCAGCGGCTCAATATACAAAGTAA
- the rpsU gene encoding 30S ribosomal protein S21: MVDAPEAVESKPLEIVVGDRGVERAIKHLKRKMASEGILRELKRRRHYMKPSVKKRKKSAEAARRRRKRVRQFDTRF, encoded by the coding sequence ATGGTCGATGCTCCGGAAGCCGTAGAATCCAAACCTCTTGAAATCGTCGTGGGCGACAGAGGGGTCGAACGCGCCATCAAGCACCTGAAGCGAAAAATGGCTTCTGAAGGCATTTTACGCGAACTCAAGCGCCGTCGGCACTACATGAAGCCCTCGGTCAAGAAGCGTAAGAAGTCCGCAGAAGCCGCCCGCCGCCGCCGTAAGCGCGTCCGTCAGTTTGACACGCGTTTTTAG
- the clpB gene encoding ATP-dependent chaperone ClpB, protein MRIDRLTTKTREALLSAQGTALELGNPELRTEHLLSALLSEPEGVAGAILKKAQIDPAKIQRQLLERIKGFPKVKGGSEPAISRNLREVLTQAWKETEALKDEYTSAEHILLALIKSKDDTAQLLSAQSLTQATLLAAIQQVRGSHRVTDPEPEGKYQALDKYTRDLTALAREGKIDPVIGRDEEIRRVMQVLSRRTKNNPVIIGEPGVGKTAIVEGIAQRITQGDVPESLKGKRLLALDLGGMLAGAKYRGEFEDRLKAVLKEIESAQGEVIVFIDELHTLVGAGAAEGAMDASNMLKPALARGDLRCIGATTLDEYRKHIEKDAALARRFQPVFAGEPTVEDTIAILRGLKERYEVHHGIRINDAALVAAAMLSNRYITDRFLPDKAIDLVDEAASKLKMEIDSVPHAIDVVERKIIQLEIERQALLKERDDASKKRLADLEKELAELNEKKSGMRAQWLREKELIDGIRAKKAEVEQLRLDLERAQRLADFETAARIQYGDIPGAEKAVNDAQQDLNNVQQEGSFLKEEVSAEDIAQVVSKWTGIPVSKMLEGERSKLVQMEDRLHERVIGQKSAIIAVSNAVRRSRAGLSEENRPMGSFLFLGPTGVGKTELARALAEFLFDDEQALLRLDMSEYMEKHTVARLIGAPPGYVGYDEGGQLTEPIRRRPYTVVLFDEVEKAHPDVWNILLQVLDDGRLTDGQGRTVDFKNTLIILTSNIGSHHIVALNDATEIRAAVMRELEAAFRPEFLNRIDEIVIFDRLDEQELRQIVDIQLRRFAARLAEKGIHVEMTHAAKDFLGKVGFDPTYGARPLKRAIQKYLENPLASELLAGTYPAGSTIHVDVGEDGALAFSAQPSASPPN, encoded by the coding sequence ATGCGGATTGATCGGCTGACCACCAAAACCAGAGAAGCCTTGCTCTCGGCACAAGGGACCGCACTTGAGCTGGGGAACCCTGAGTTACGCACGGAACATCTGCTCTCTGCGCTGCTAAGCGAGCCGGAAGGTGTGGCGGGTGCGATTCTAAAGAAGGCCCAGATCGATCCCGCTAAGATTCAACGCCAGCTACTTGAACGCATCAAGGGATTTCCCAAGGTAAAAGGGGGCTCTGAGCCAGCGATTTCTCGCAACCTGCGGGAGGTTCTTACGCAGGCATGGAAGGAAACAGAAGCCCTCAAAGACGAGTACACGTCGGCCGAACATATTCTGCTTGCGCTAATCAAGAGCAAAGATGACACCGCGCAACTTCTTAGCGCTCAGAGTCTCACCCAAGCCACACTCCTTGCTGCCATTCAGCAGGTGCGTGGCTCCCATCGCGTCACCGATCCAGAGCCGGAGGGCAAGTACCAGGCGCTCGACAAGTACACGCGCGATCTCACCGCTTTGGCCCGCGAAGGGAAGATAGATCCCGTGATCGGCCGCGACGAAGAGATCCGCCGGGTGATGCAAGTGCTTTCACGGCGTACGAAGAACAACCCTGTCATCATTGGTGAGCCAGGCGTCGGCAAGACAGCCATAGTCGAAGGAATTGCCCAACGGATTACCCAAGGAGACGTGCCGGAAAGTCTCAAAGGCAAACGACTTTTAGCACTTGATTTAGGCGGCATGCTCGCAGGCGCCAAATACCGCGGCGAGTTTGAAGACCGCCTCAAGGCCGTGCTCAAAGAAATCGAGTCTGCCCAAGGCGAAGTCATCGTTTTTATCGACGAGCTGCACACGTTGGTGGGCGCAGGAGCTGCCGAGGGCGCAATGGACGCGAGCAATATGCTGAAGCCCGCGTTGGCCCGGGGCGATCTGCGTTGTATTGGGGCCACCACCCTCGATGAATACCGCAAGCACATCGAGAAAGACGCCGCATTGGCACGAAGGTTTCAACCTGTGTTTGCCGGCGAGCCTACCGTGGAAGACACAATTGCCATTCTGCGAGGTCTGAAAGAACGTTACGAAGTGCACCACGGCATTCGCATCAATGACGCTGCATTGGTGGCCGCCGCGATGCTCTCCAATCGCTACATCACCGATCGTTTTTTGCCGGACAAGGCCATTGATCTCGTCGATGAAGCGGCTTCCAAACTAAAAATGGAAATCGACTCGGTCCCACACGCAATCGACGTTGTCGAGCGCAAGATCATTCAGCTGGAGATCGAACGCCAGGCGCTCCTCAAGGAGCGCGATGATGCCAGCAAGAAACGGCTCGCTGATTTGGAAAAGGAGCTTGCGGAGCTCAACGAGAAAAAAAGTGGCATGCGTGCCCAATGGCTGAGAGAAAAGGAACTCATCGACGGGATCCGTGCCAAGAAGGCGGAGGTTGAGCAACTGCGCCTCGATCTTGAGCGCGCGCAGCGCCTGGCCGATTTCGAAACGGCCGCTCGCATCCAATACGGAGACATCCCTGGCGCTGAAAAGGCCGTCAACGACGCGCAACAAGACCTCAACAATGTTCAACAAGAAGGCAGCTTCCTGAAAGAAGAGGTCAGCGCAGAAGACATCGCGCAGGTGGTTTCAAAGTGGACCGGCATCCCCGTCAGCAAAATGCTGGAGGGTGAGCGCTCGAAATTGGTCCAGATGGAAGACCGTCTGCATGAGCGCGTTATTGGCCAAAAGTCGGCCATCATCGCGGTTTCCAACGCCGTGCGTCGCTCTCGGGCAGGGCTGAGCGAAGAGAATCGGCCCATGGGTTCGTTTCTCTTTTTGGGGCCCACGGGGGTCGGCAAGACCGAGCTTGCGCGCGCATTGGCGGAGTTTTTGTTCGACGACGAGCAGGCCTTGCTTCGTTTGGACATGAGTGAATACATGGAAAAGCATACGGTGGCTAGATTGATTGGCGCACCGCCTGGCTACGTCGGTTATGACGAGGGGGGCCAGCTCACTGAGCCCATTCGGAGGCGCCCCTACACCGTCGTGCTTTTCGATGAAGTCGAAAAGGCTCATCCCGACGTATGGAACATTCTCTTGCAGGTTCTCGATGATGGCCGTCTGACCGATGGGCAGGGGCGCACGGTGGATTTTAAAAACACCCTGATCATTCTGACCTCGAACATTGGCTCTCACCACATCGTTGCCCTGAATGACGCTACTGAGATACGCGCAGCTGTCATGCGGGAGCTAGAAGCCGCATTTCGTCCTGAGTTTCTCAATCGCATCGATGAAATCGTCATCTTCGACCGCTTGGACGAGCAAGAGCTCCGGCAGATTGTAGACATCCAGCTGAGACGGTTTGCCGCTAGATTGGCCGAAAAAGGTATCCATGTAGAGATGACCCACGCAGCCAAGGACTTTCTCGGAAAGGTCGGATTTGACCCCACCTATGGCGCGCGCCCGCTGAAGCGGGCCATTCAGAAGTATCTCGAAAACCCATTGGCCTCCGAACTACTGGCCGGCACCTATCCTGCGGGGAGCACAATACATGTGGATGTCGGTGAGGACGGAGCCCTGGCCTTCAGCGCCCAACCTTCCGCCTCACCTCCCAATTAA
- a CDS encoding PilZ domain-containing protein, whose product MSDRRERRVSGRYSLWFSISYYREAGDARYEGICYEVSTTGMTIGTKEKLMVGEHVHIRFRVIPAHANDASVSASPIRVMENPYDATDTWPYLCAIQFDDPFPELEPLLNIAAQSQKPRS is encoded by the coding sequence GTGTCCGACCGGCGTGAAAGGCGAGTCTCTGGCCGCTACAGCTTGTGGTTTAGCATCAGCTATTATCGCGAGGCGGGGGATGCGCGTTATGAGGGCATCTGCTACGAGGTCAGTACTACGGGGATGACCATTGGCACCAAAGAGAAGCTGATGGTGGGGGAACACGTGCATATACGCTTTCGCGTGATTCCTGCGCATGCCAATGATGCCTCGGTGTCGGCTTCGCCGATTCGCGTCATGGAAAACCCATACGATGCAACCGATACCTGGCCGTATTTATGTGCCATTCAATTTGATGACCCATTTCCCGAGCTTGAGCCGCTGCTCAATATCGCTGCTCAAAGCCAAAAGCCCCGCAGCTGA
- a CDS encoding glycine hydroxymethyltransferase, translating into MAAELLQHYLRQVGLDNVNPGAAAFYASLDQVRSVSPSIARAIAQELFDQRQHLKLIASENYCSLATQLASGNLLTDKYAEGTAGHRFYAGCENVDAIETEAQALARELFGAEHAYVQPHSGADANLVAFFAILAARVQAPALETLGQKDLYALSDADWAKLRHDFGNQRLLAMNYYAGGHLTHGYRHNISSRLFHVAHYGVDRRTGLVDLEHVRAQAKEHRPLILLAGYSAYPRKLNFAKLREIADEVNAVLMVDMAHFAGLVAGKVFQGDDDPVPHAHVVTSTTHKTLRGPRGGLVLAKKEYSEWVDKGCPAVLGGPLPHVMASKAVALREALAPSFRTYAKRIVANAQSLAQALLEEGVPVLTNGTDNHIVLANVYEGFGLTGRQAESVLRECRMTLNRNSLPEDPNGAWYTSGLRLGTPALSTIGMDDRHMKEIASIIKYVLKNTEPATVNQGARQGQKSLAKYTLPSSVRDEACARVAAVMQNHKPYPELDLEVLQTAGLI; encoded by the coding sequence ATGGCCGCTGAGCTTCTCCAACACTATCTCCGGCAAGTGGGACTCGATAACGTTAATCCGGGAGCCGCCGCGTTTTACGCTTCACTCGACCAAGTGCGTTCGGTTTCACCGAGCATAGCTAGGGCGATCGCCCAAGAGCTTTTTGATCAGCGGCAACACCTCAAACTAATTGCCAGCGAAAACTATTGTTCGTTAGCCACCCAACTTGCCTCCGGCAATTTACTCACGGACAAGTACGCGGAGGGAACGGCGGGGCATCGTTTTTATGCGGGTTGCGAGAATGTGGATGCGATTGAGACAGAGGCTCAGGCGCTTGCACGCGAGCTTTTTGGCGCAGAACACGCCTATGTGCAGCCGCACTCTGGAGCGGATGCCAATCTCGTGGCATTTTTCGCGATACTGGCGGCTCGGGTTCAAGCACCAGCGCTTGAGACCTTAGGCCAAAAGGATCTCTATGCGCTTTCGGATGCCGACTGGGCCAAGCTGCGGCACGATTTCGGCAATCAGCGCCTGTTGGCAATGAACTACTATGCGGGCGGACACTTGACCCACGGATACCGGCATAATATTTCGAGTCGGCTTTTTCACGTGGCCCATTACGGGGTCGATCGCCGGACGGGGCTCGTGGATCTCGAGCACGTTCGTGCGCAAGCCAAGGAACATCGCCCGCTCATACTCTTGGCGGGCTATAGCGCGTATCCACGTAAGCTTAACTTTGCCAAGCTGCGAGAGATCGCAGATGAAGTTAATGCGGTATTGATGGTGGATATGGCACACTTTGCTGGTCTCGTCGCCGGTAAAGTGTTTCAGGGCGACGATGACCCGGTCCCCCATGCGCACGTGGTGACGTCAACCACACACAAAACTTTACGCGGCCCGCGAGGCGGGCTGGTTTTGGCCAAGAAGGAGTACAGCGAGTGGGTGGATAAAGGATGTCCGGCGGTTTTGGGCGGTCCCTTGCCCCACGTGATGGCATCCAAAGCCGTGGCCTTGAGGGAGGCGCTAGCGCCGTCATTTCGTACGTATGCCAAACGCATTGTAGCGAATGCACAGTCTTTGGCCCAAGCGCTCTTGGAAGAGGGTGTTCCTGTACTCACAAACGGGACCGATAACCATATCGTATTAGCGAATGTCTACGAAGGTTTTGGTCTGACGGGAAGACAAGCTGAAAGCGTGCTTCGGGAATGCCGGATGACGCTAAATCGCAACTCATTGCCTGAAGATCCCAATGGCGCCTGGTACACCAGCGGCTTGCGGTTAGGTACACCCGCGCTGAGCACGATCGGCATGGACGATAGGCACATGAAGGAAATTGCGAGCATCATTAAATACGTACTCAAAAATACCGAACCTGCGACGGTGAACCAAGGGGCGCGTCAGGGGCAAAAGAGCCTTGCAAAGTACACGTTGCCGAGCAGCGTACGAGATGAAGCCTGTGCACGCGTGGCAGCAGTCATGCAGAATCACAAACCCTATCCCGAGCTCGATCTCGAGGTGCTGCAAACCGCGGGGCTGATCTGA